Proteins co-encoded in one Neovison vison isolate M4711 chromosome 9, ASM_NN_V1, whole genome shotgun sequence genomic window:
- the PGAP4 gene encoding post-GPI attachment to proteins factor 4, whose translation MSASAPPAAMLLRRLRRLSWGSTAVQLLILTVVTFGLLAPLACHRLLHSYFYLRQWHLNQMSQEFLQQSLKEGEAALHYFEELPSANGSVPIVWQATPRPWLVITIITVDRQPGFHYVLQVVSQFHRLLQQCGPQCEGHQLFLCNVERSVSHFDAKLLSKYVPVANRYEGTEDDYGDDPSTNSFEKEKQDYVYCLESSLQTYNPDYVLMVEDDAVPEEQIFPVLEHLLRARFSEPHLRDALYLKLYHPERLQHYVNPEPMRILEWVGVGMLLGPLLTWIYMRFASRPGFSWPVMLFFSLYSMGLVELVGRHYFLELRRLSPSLYSVVPASQCCTPAMLFPAPAARRTLTYLSQVYCHKGFGKDMALYSLLRAKGERAYVVEPNLVKHIGLFSSLRYNFHPSLL comes from the coding sequence ATGAGTGCATCAGCCCCTCCCGCTGCCATGCTCCTCCGGAGGCTGAGACGGCTCTCCTGGGGCAGCACCgctgtccagctcttgatcttaACGGTGGTGACGTTCGGCTTGCTGGCCCCCCTAGCCTGTCACCGCCTCCTGCACTCTTACTTCTATCTACGCCAATGGCACCTGAACCAAATGAGTCAGGAGTTCCTGCAGCAAAGTTTGAAAGAAGGCGAAGCTGCCCTCCACTACTTTGAGGAGCTGCCGTCTGCCAATGGCTCGGTGCCCATCGTCTGGCaggccaccccccgcccctggctggtcatcaccatcatcactgtcgACAGGCAGCCTGGCTTCCACTATGTCTTGCAAGTGGTGTCCCAGTTTCACCGGCTCCTGCAGCAATGCGGCCCCCAGTGCGAGGGCCACCAGCTCTTCCTGTGCAACGTGGAACGTAGCGTGAGCCATTTCGACGCCAAGCTTCTGTCTAAGTATGTCCCCGTGGCCAACCGCTATGAGGGCACTGAGGATGATTATGGTGATGACCCTTCGACCAACTCGTtcgagaaggagaagcaggactATGTCTATTGCCTGGAGTCCTCCCTGCAGACCTACAACCCAGACTACGTCCTGATGGTGGAAGACGATGCCGTTCCGGAGGAGCAGATCTTCCCAGTCTTGGAGCACCTTCTGCGGGCTCGCTTCTCCGAGCCGCACCTCCGAGACGCCCTTTATCTGAAGCTCTACCATCCCGAGAGGCTGCAGCACTACGTCAACCCGGAGCCCATGCGGATCCTGGAGTGGGTCGGCGTGGGCATGTTGCTGGGGCCCTTGCTAACCTGGATATACATGCGGTTTGCCAGCCGGCCCGGGTTCAGCTGGCCCGTCATGCTCTTCTTCTCCCTGTACAGCATGGGTCTGGTGGAACTGGTGGGCCGGCACTATTTCCTGGAACTGCGGCGGCTGAGTCCTTCCCTGTACAGCGTGGTCCCTGCCTCCCAGTGTTGCACCCCAGCCATGCTCTTCCCGGCCCCTGCGGCCCGCCGGACCCTCACCTACCTGTCCCAGGTGTATTGCCACAAGGGCTTCGGCAAGGACATGGCGCTCTACTCCCTATTGAGGGCCAAGGGGGAGCGGGCCTACGTGGTGGAGCCCAACCTTGTGAAGCACATTGGGCTCTTCTCCAGCCTTCGGTACAACTTTCATCCCAGTCTGCTCTAG